The proteins below are encoded in one region of Bacteroides uniformis:
- a CDS encoding porin family protein, giving the protein MELRRILMGLYLLAFPAMMWGQTPVVPGTADEEHSGHHKETPVNFGFKGGFTSSLFLVSQFSVNGVPIDEVQNNYKIGYFGSLFMRINFDRHFLQPEISYNINRCNITFEKPLPEDAASGARPEEASITSSIHSIDIPVIYGYNFIKEGPYSLAVFGGPKVRYIWDRKSDIDFENFDQVNIRERLRPLNLSFTVGVSVTISRVFFDFRYDMGLHNISKSVTYDIPADNNAADENTKNEIRFHRRDNVLSFSFGVFF; this is encoded by the coding sequence ATGGAGTTGCGACGAATCTTGATGGGCTTATATCTGTTGGCCTTCCCCGCCATGATGTGGGGACAGACTCCGGTTGTGCCCGGTACTGCCGACGAAGAGCATTCCGGACACCACAAGGAAACTCCGGTCAATTTCGGTTTCAAAGGCGGTTTCACCTCTTCCTTGTTCCTTGTATCCCAGTTCAGCGTCAACGGAGTGCCCATTGACGAAGTGCAGAACAATTACAAAATAGGATATTTCGGTTCCCTTTTCATGCGGATAAACTTCGACCGCCACTTCCTGCAACCGGAAATATCCTACAACATCAACCGGTGCAACATCACCTTCGAGAAACCTCTGCCCGAAGACGCCGCATCAGGAGCCCGGCCGGAGGAAGCCTCCATTACATCGTCCATCCACAGTATAGACATCCCCGTCATCTACGGATACAACTTCATCAAGGAGGGGCCGTACAGCCTTGCCGTCTTTGGAGGACCCAAAGTGCGCTATATATGGGACAGGAAAAGTGACATCGACTTCGAGAATTTCGACCAGGTGAATATCCGTGAAAGGCTGCGTCCGCTCAATCTCAGTTTCACCGTCGGCGTATCCGTCACCATCTCACGCGTCTTTTTCGACTTCCGTTACGACATGGGGCTGCACAACATCTCCAAGAGCGTGACATACGATATTCCGGCCGACAACAACGCTGCTGACGAAAACACGAAAAACGAAATCCGTTTTCACCGCAGGGACAATGTGCTGAGTTTTTCTTTCGGAGTGTTCTTTTGA
- a CDS encoding flavin reductase family protein: MKEDWKPGTMIYPLPAVLVSCGSTPEEYNILTIAWTGTICTNPPMCYISVRPERHSYDIIKRNMEFVINLTTKDMARATDWCGVRSGKDYNKFEEMHLTPGKSTVVSAPLIEESPLCIECRVKEIMALGSHDMFIADVVNVRADTRNLNPETGKLELAETNPLVYVHGGYYELGEKIGKFGWSVEKKK; the protein is encoded by the coding sequence ATGAAAGAAGACTGGAAACCCGGAACAATGATTTATCCGCTGCCCGCCGTATTGGTGAGCTGCGGAAGCACTCCGGAGGAATATAACATTCTGACTATCGCATGGACGGGGACGATTTGTACGAACCCGCCCATGTGCTACATCTCCGTACGCCCCGAACGCCACTCCTACGACATCATCAAGCGGAATATGGAATTCGTCATCAATCTCACCACGAAAGACATGGCCCGTGCCACGGACTGGTGTGGCGTACGCTCCGGAAAGGACTACAACAAATTCGAGGAAATGCATCTGACACCGGGGAAAAGCACCGTAGTCAGCGCGCCTCTTATCGAGGAATCACCGCTTTGCATAGAATGCCGGGTAAAGGAGATTATGGCTCTCGGTTCGCACGACATGTTTATAGCGGATGTGGTAAATGTACGTGCCGATACCCGTAATCTGAACCCTGAAACCGGCAAACTGGAACTGGCGGAAACGAATCCCTTGGTCTATGTGCACGGTGGATATTATGAGCTGGGAGAAAAGATAGGCAAATTCGGATGGTCAGTAGAGAAAAAGAAGTAA
- a CDS encoding outer membrane beta-barrel family protein, with protein MKRFYLLPIVCCALSISLSAQENNGTATTSGADDNRILSADSLITTDARLDSLYQTLPEVMITGERPIVKAAQGKLVYDLPRLIRNLPVDNAYDAVKELPGVIEMNGGLQLAGQGVTVILDGKVTTLSTEQLYSLLRSIPASRIEKAEVMYNAPARYQVRGALINITLKQSAGGPGSWQGELYAKYRQKHNEGFEERASLLFSKNKFSADFLYSHSHGQGYSTTDKEAVHTLADGSVHPMTTDEVGRGRSHTHSFRVGADYNIAKNHQLSFVYNGGYSTSHNWKGVTGTQVSTTHGNSTDWLHNGRLDYRTPFGLKAGAELTYYRSPSDQLLHSRMQDEELDFYTEDCQRINRWKFFLAQEHSLGKGWDLNYGAIYTTSIDNSYQYYYDPETGGQLTSSDALSNMKSRRREQTWNIYAGFSKSFGDKLALDASLAVEHYKTPVWNQWDWYPIVNLNYMPAPGHILQLSLSSDKDYPDYWAVQDAVSYIGGGYSELHGNPLLKPAQEYELKMTYILKSKYIFSAWFNHTKDYSVQTLYQSSERLVEIYKTLNFDYQQQAGIQASIPFKVKDWLNSRLTLIGLWHREKDGDFWDIPFDRKQCYGIAQMNNTFTLSTKPDLKLTVTGFVHSKAIQGIYDLPTSGNVNIALRYGFAKNKAILNLYCNDIFETGQISPRIRFKTQNVTNHYSCFREFGVSFTYKFGGYKEKQREAVDTSRFK; from the coding sequence ATGAAACGATTCTATTTACTTCCTATTGTATGCTGTGCTTTGAGCATCAGTCTTTCGGCACAAGAGAACAACGGCACTGCAACCACCTCCGGTGCGGACGACAACCGCATCCTCAGCGCCGACAGCCTTATTACGACCGATGCCCGTCTGGACAGCCTTTATCAGACCTTGCCGGAAGTGATGATTACCGGTGAACGCCCCATCGTAAAGGCAGCGCAAGGCAAGCTGGTGTACGACCTGCCCCGCCTTATCCGGAACCTCCCCGTAGATAATGCCTACGATGCCGTGAAAGAGCTTCCCGGCGTCATCGAGATGAATGGAGGGCTGCAGTTGGCAGGTCAGGGAGTCACCGTTATCCTGGACGGCAAAGTAACCACCCTCAGCACAGAGCAGCTCTATTCCTTGCTGCGCAGCATCCCTGCCAGCCGCATAGAGAAGGCGGAAGTGATGTACAACGCCCCTGCACGCTACCAGGTGCGTGGCGCACTTATCAATATCACCCTGAAACAATCGGCAGGCGGCCCCGGCTCCTGGCAAGGCGAACTCTATGCCAAGTATCGCCAGAAGCATAACGAAGGCTTTGAGGAACGCGCCAGCCTGCTCTTCAGCAAAAATAAATTCTCAGCAGATTTTCTTTACTCGCACAGCCATGGCCAGGGCTACTCTACTACCGACAAAGAGGCTGTGCACACTCTGGCAGACGGCTCGGTTCACCCCATGACAACAGATGAGGTGGGCCGTGGCCGTAGCCATACCCATAGCTTCCGGGTAGGGGCGGACTATAATATCGCCAAGAACCATCAGCTGAGTTTCGTCTATAACGGTGGCTATTCCACCTCCCACAACTGGAAGGGCGTGACGGGCACGCAGGTGTCCACAACTCATGGCAATAGCACCGACTGGCTGCACAACGGCCGTCTGGACTATCGTACCCCTTTTGGCCTCAAAGCCGGTGCCGAACTGACCTACTACCGTTCCCCGTCCGACCAGTTGCTGCATAGCCGCATGCAGGACGAGGAACTTGACTTCTACACCGAAGATTGCCAACGCATCAACCGATGGAAATTCTTTCTGGCCCAGGAGCACAGTCTGGGAAAAGGTTGGGACTTGAATTACGGAGCCATCTATACTACCAGCATCGACAACAGCTACCAATATTATTATGACCCCGAAACCGGCGGACAACTGACCTCATCGGATGCCTTGAGCAATATGAAGTCCCGCCGCCGCGAGCAGACCTGGAATATCTATGCAGGTTTCAGCAAAAGTTTCGGCGACAAACTTGCTTTGGACGCTTCTTTGGCTGTGGAGCATTACAAGACTCCCGTCTGGAACCAGTGGGACTGGTATCCCATCGTCAACTTGAACTATATGCCGGCACCGGGACATATCCTTCAGCTCTCTCTGAGCAGCGACAAGGACTATCCCGACTACTGGGCGGTGCAGGATGCCGTCTCTTACATCGGCGGCGGATACTCTGAGCTGCATGGTAATCCGTTGCTGAAACCGGCACAAGAGTATGAGCTGAAAATGACCTATATTTTGAAAAGCAAATACATCTTCAGCGCTTGGTTCAACCATACCAAGGACTACTCCGTACAGACACTCTACCAATCCTCCGAACGTCTGGTTGAAATCTACAAGACACTCAATTTTGATTATCAGCAACAAGCAGGAATACAAGCCTCTATCCCGTTTAAGGTGAAGGATTGGTTGAATTCTCGCCTTACCCTCATCGGCTTGTGGCATCGCGAAAAGGATGGTGATTTCTGGGATATTCCTTTCGACAGAAAGCAATGCTATGGCATTGCCCAGATGAACAATACTTTTACTCTCTCCACCAAACCCGACTTGAAGCTGACGGTGACCGGATTTGTGCATAGTAAAGCCATTCAGGGCATCTACGACCTGCCTACGTCGGGCAATGTGAATATTGCCCTGCGCTACGGCTTCGCCAAGAACAAAGCCATTCTCAACCTCTATTGCAACGATATTTTTGAGACGGGACAGATTTCTCCCCGCATCCGTTTCAAGACGCAGAATGTGACGAATCATTACTCATGCTTCCGCGAATTCGGCGTATCGTTTACTTATAAATTCGGTGGATATAAGGAGAAGCAACGGGAGGCGGTGGATACGTCGCGGTTCAAATAG
- the glyA gene encoding serine hydroxymethyltransferase encodes MKRDDLIFELIEKEHQRQLKGIELIASENFVSDQVMQAMGSCLTNKYAEGYPGKRYYGGCEVVDQSEQIAIDRLKQIFGAEWANVQPHSGAQANAAVFLAVLNPGDKFMGLNLAHGGHLSHGSLVNTSGIIYTPCEYNLNQETGRVDYDQMEEVALREKPKMIIGGGSAYSREWDYKRMREIADKIGAILMIDMAHPAGLIAAGELDNPVKYAHIVTSTTHKTLRGPRGGVIMMGKDFPNPWGKKTPKGEIKMMSQLLDSAVFPGIQGGPLEHVIAAKAVAFGEILQPEWKEYAKQVKKNAAVLAQALIDRGFTIVSGGTDNHSMLVDLRSKYPDLTGKVAEKALVSADITVNKNMVPFDSRSAFQTSGIRLGTPAITTRGAKEDLMLEIAEMIETVLSNVDNEQVIAEVRARVNAKMKEYPLFAY; translated from the coding sequence ATGAAAAGAGATGATTTAATTTTCGAACTTATCGAAAAAGAACACCAACGTCAGCTCAAAGGCATTGAACTGATTGCATCAGAGAACTTTGTAAGTGACCAGGTTATGCAGGCAATGGGCTCCTGCCTCACCAACAAGTATGCTGAAGGATACCCCGGCAAGCGTTACTATGGTGGTTGTGAGGTAGTGGACCAGAGTGAGCAGATTGCCATCGACCGCTTGAAACAGATCTTCGGCGCAGAATGGGCCAACGTACAGCCGCACTCCGGTGCACAAGCCAATGCAGCCGTATTCCTCGCCGTGCTCAATCCGGGCGACAAATTCATGGGACTGAACCTTGCACACGGCGGTCACCTCTCCCATGGTTCACTGGTCAACACTTCCGGTATTATCTATACTCCCTGCGAATACAATCTGAACCAGGAAACCGGACGTGTGGACTATGACCAGATGGAAGAAGTTGCCCTGCGCGAGAAACCCAAAATGATTATCGGCGGCGGTTCTGCTTATTCCCGCGAATGGGACTACAAGCGCATGCGCGAAATCGCGGACAAGATAGGTGCCATCCTAATGATTGACATGGCTCATCCTGCCGGACTGATTGCAGCCGGTGAACTGGATAACCCCGTGAAATATGCCCACATCGTGACCTCCACTACCCACAAGACTCTGCGTGGTCCTCGCGGTGGCGTTATCATGATGGGTAAGGACTTCCCCAACCCCTGGGGCAAGAAAACTCCGAAGGGAGAAATCAAGATGATGTCCCAGTTGCTGGATTCAGCCGTATTCCCCGGTATCCAAGGTGGTCCGCTGGAACATGTCATCGCAGCAAAAGCCGTTGCCTTCGGCGAAATCCTGCAACCGGAATGGAAAGAATATGCCAAGCAGGTGAAGAAAAACGCCGCTGTCCTGGCACAAGCCTTGATAGACCGTGGCTTCACCATCGTTTCCGGCGGTACGGACAACCACTCCATGCTGGTAGACCTGCGCAGCAAATATCCCGATTTGACCGGTAAGGTTGCCGAGAAGGCGTTGGTATCTGCCGACATCACCGTAAACAAGAACATGGTTCCGTTTGACAGCCGCTCGGCTTTCCAGACTTCCGGTATCCGTCTGGGTACTCCTGCCATCACAACCCGTGGTGCCAAGGAAGACCTGATGCTCGAAATTGCCGAGATGATTGAAACCGTTCTGTCCAACGTAGACAACGAACAAGTCATCGCAGAGGTACGTGCACGCGTCAATGCGAAGATGAAAGAATACCCGCTGTTTGCTTATTAA
- a CDS encoding formate--tetrahydrofolate ligase: protein MKSDIEIARSIELKKIKQVAESVDIPRDEVENYGRYIAKIPTHLIDEEKVKKSNLILVTAITATKAGIGKTTVSIGLALGLNKIGKKAIVALREPSLGPCFGMKGGAAGGGYAQVLPMEKINLHFTGDFHAITSAHNMISALLDNYLYQHQADGFGLKEIIWRRVLDVNDRSLRSIVTGLGPSTNGITEESGFDITPASEIMAILCLATDLDDLRRRIENIILGFRFDGTPFTVKELGVAGAITVLLKDAINPNLVQTTEGSAAFVHGGPFANIAHGCNSILATKMAMTFGDYVVTEAGFGADLGAEKFYNIKCRKSGLQPKLTIIVATAQGLKMHGGVSLDRIKEPNMEGLKEGFGNLDKHVRNLRSFGQQVIVAFNRFASDTDEEVEAIRRHCEEKLEVGFAVNNAFAKGGEGAVDLANLVVDTIENKPSEPLTFTYEESDCVERKIEKVACNLYGASVVTYSLHSRKVIKLIEQMGISHYPVCIAKTQYSFSADPKIYGAVNNFEFHIKDIVVNNGAEMIVAIAGEILRMPGLPKKPQAEHIDIVDGNIEGLS from the coding sequence ATGAAATCGGACATTGAAATAGCCCGCAGCATAGAGCTGAAGAAGATAAAGCAGGTGGCTGAAAGTGTGGATATCCCGCGTGACGAAGTAGAGAACTATGGCCGTTACATAGCCAAGATTCCTACGCATCTGATTGATGAAGAGAAAGTGAAGAAGAGCAATCTGATACTGGTGACGGCTATCACGGCTACGAAAGCGGGTATCGGTAAAACAACCGTGTCCATCGGGCTGGCATTGGGGCTGAACAAGATTGGCAAGAAAGCGATTGTGGCTTTACGCGAACCCTCGTTAGGTCCTTGCTTCGGCATGAAAGGCGGTGCTGCCGGTGGAGGATATGCCCAGGTGCTGCCCATGGAGAAGATAAACCTGCACTTTACGGGCGACTTTCACGCCATTACCTCCGCACACAACATGATTTCCGCTTTGCTCGACAATTACTTGTACCAGCATCAGGCGGATGGCTTCGGACTGAAAGAAATCATCTGGCGGCGCGTACTTGATGTGAATGACCGTTCCTTGCGGAGCATTGTCACCGGATTGGGACCGAGCACCAACGGCATTACCGAGGAGTCGGGCTTCGATATTACCCCGGCTTCCGAAATTATGGCTATTCTCTGTCTGGCAACAGACCTCGACGACCTCCGTCGCCGTATTGAAAATATTATTCTGGGATTCCGTTTCGATGGTACTCCTTTCACAGTGAAGGAGTTAGGAGTAGCCGGTGCCATTACCGTACTGTTGAAAGATGCTATCAACCCCAACTTGGTACAGACTACCGAAGGCTCTGCTGCTTTTGTTCATGGAGGACCGTTCGCAAATATTGCCCATGGTTGCAACTCCATTCTTGCCACAAAAATGGCCATGACATTTGGCGATTATGTAGTGACGGAAGCCGGTTTCGGGGCTGACCTGGGTGCGGAGAAGTTCTACAACATCAAGTGCCGCAAGAGCGGCCTACAGCCCAAGCTGACGATAATCGTTGCTACCGCACAAGGACTGAAGATGCATGGCGGTGTCAGTCTGGACCGCATCAAGGAACCCAATATGGAAGGACTGAAAGAGGGCTTCGGCAATCTGGACAAGCATGTACGCAATTTGCGTTCATTCGGCCAGCAGGTCATCGTGGCATTCAACCGTTTTGCCAGTGATACGGACGAGGAGGTGGAAGCTATCCGCCGCCATTGCGAAGAAAAGCTTGAGGTAGGTTTTGCCGTGAACAACGCCTTTGCCAAAGGAGGAGAGGGAGCCGTTGACCTTGCCAATCTGGTAGTAGATACTATCGAGAACAAACCATCCGAACCGCTGACCTTCACCTACGAAGAGAGCGATTGCGTGGAACGTAAAATAGAAAAGGTAGCCTGCAACCTCTACGGGGCAAGCGTAGTGACTTACAGTCTCCACTCCCGCAAAGTTATCAAACTGATAGAGCAGATGGGTATCAGCCATTACCCCGTCTGTATTGCCAAGACGCAGTACTCCTTCTCTGCCGACCCGAAGATATACGGTGCAGTCAACAACTTTGAGTTCCACATCAAGGATATTGTGGTCAATAACGGTGCGGAAATGATTGTAGCCATCGCCGGTGAAATTCTCCGTATGCCGGGATTACCCAAGAAACCACAAGCCGAACACATTGATATTGTGGACGGAAATATAGAAGGGCTGAGCTAA
- a CDS encoding SDR family oxidoreductase encodes MTRKKILVIGANGFTGRRILDDLSRNLSYQTTGCSLHDDICPHSGNYRFIRTDICNRQAVEKLFQEVQPDVVINTSALSVPDYCETHHAEADAVNITAVEHLAECCEAGGSRFIHLSTDFVFGGDTDRPYTEEDIPAPVNYYGYTKLEGEKRIAAVCRDYAIVRVVVVYGAALPRQHGNVLQLVANRLRSNEEVFVVSDQWRTPTFVGDVSQGVEKLISHPQNGIYHLCGSECLTIADIAYRVADVLGLNRSLIRPVTTKEMNEKTPRPRFSGLSIEKASRELGYQPRTLEEGIKQMFGW; translated from the coding sequence ATGACAAGAAAGAAAATACTGGTGATAGGCGCCAACGGTTTTACCGGCAGACGCATCCTGGATGATTTGTCCCGCAACTTGTCTTACCAGACAACGGGCTGTTCCCTGCACGACGACATTTGTCCCCATTCGGGCAACTATCGCTTTATCCGCACGGATATATGCAACCGCCAGGCGGTGGAAAAGCTTTTCCAGGAAGTACAGCCGGATGTTGTAATCAATACCTCCGCCCTCTCCGTCCCCGATTATTGCGAAACGCACCATGCAGAAGCGGATGCCGTCAACATTACTGCCGTGGAGCATCTGGCAGAATGCTGTGAGGCGGGAGGCAGCCGTTTTATCCATCTTTCCACCGACTTCGTTTTCGGTGGTGATACGGACCGACCCTATACGGAGGAGGATATTCCCGCTCCCGTTAATTATTACGGCTACACCAAACTGGAAGGTGAGAAACGTATCGCTGCCGTTTGCAGGGATTATGCCATCGTGCGTGTAGTGGTGGTGTACGGTGCCGCCCTGCCCAGACAGCATGGCAATGTGCTCCAACTGGTGGCAAACAGATTAAGGAGCAATGAGGAAGTGTTCGTCGTATCCGACCAATGGCGTACGCCCACCTTCGTGGGAGACGTGTCGCAAGGAGTGGAGAAGCTGATAAGTCATCCGCAAAACGGTATCTATCATCTCTGTGGCAGCGAGTGCCTGACCATTGCAGACATCGCTTATCGGGTAGCGGACGTATTGGGGCTGAATCGCTCGCTCATCCGTCCCGTCACTACGAAGGAGATGAATGAAAAGACGCCACGTCCCCGTTTCAGCGGGCTGAGTATAGAAAAGGCAAGCCGGGAACTGGGGTATCAGCCGCGCACGCTGGAAGAAGGAATAAAGCAGATGTTCGGATGGTAA
- a CDS encoding sensor histidine kinase has product MKLPFKYIAILVIVSLAGIFAYQAYWLTGLYHTMHSEMERDITEAMRMSDYNEMMIRVDKMKQGDINHGEVSVSAGYSDDGKSFVRSSTTISREDSLDNTTLHETFMPKGDSVYVTHPNDSTRVEVSVRDSDSSPQSALSAKGGLDVILRDQNSMLELATYFQRGLHSGLDIISDPDVLLYDSLLTSFLHDRNINLPHRLLHLHKGSKWDSTILYIDTLVNIGTPGYVPTSKAVEYNYSFDINTNQSYRLIMEPAGTLVLRQMSGILTTSFVILIVLAFSFWFLIRTILKQKTLEEMKSDFTNNITHELKTPIAVAYAANDALLNFNQAEEKAQRDKYLRICQEQLQRLSGLVEQILSMSMERRRTFRLHPEEFAIRDILETLIEQHKLKAESSVHISVDIEPEDLSVLADRTHFSNIISNLIDNAIKYSHGEAEVTIHCRKMAVEGQNEQTEISVSDHGIGIAPEKQKHIFDKFYRVPTGNLHDVKGYGLGLFYVKTMIEKHGGSVSVKSELGKGSTFTIRI; this is encoded by the coding sequence ATGAAACTGCCATTCAAATATATTGCCATACTTGTCATCGTCTCCCTGGCCGGCATCTTCGCCTACCAAGCCTACTGGCTGACGGGGCTCTACCATACCATGCACAGTGAAATGGAAAGGGACATCACCGAAGCCATGCGCATGAGCGACTATAACGAAATGATGATACGCGTGGATAAAATGAAGCAGGGCGACATAAACCACGGTGAAGTCAGCGTATCAGCCGGATACAGCGATGACGGAAAATCATTTGTCCGTAGCAGTACCACCATCTCCCGTGAAGATTCTTTGGACAACACCACCCTGCACGAAACCTTCATGCCCAAAGGAGACAGTGTTTACGTGACCCACCCGAACGATTCAACCCGCGTGGAAGTCAGTGTCAGGGACTCAGACAGCTCTCCCCAATCCGCATTGAGTGCCAAAGGGGGACTGGATGTGATTTTGCGCGACCAAAACAGTATGCTGGAACTCGCCACCTACTTCCAGCGCGGACTGCATTCGGGACTGGACATCATTTCCGACCCCGACGTACTGCTTTATGACAGCCTGCTGACTTCATTCCTGCATGACCGTAACATCAATCTTCCCCATAGGCTGCTACATCTTCACAAAGGCAGCAAATGGGACTCTACCATTCTCTATATAGATACATTGGTAAACATCGGTACCCCCGGCTATGTGCCTACCTCAAAAGCCGTGGAATATAATTATTCTTTCGACATCAATACAAATCAAAGCTACCGTCTCATCATGGAACCGGCCGGCACGTTGGTCTTGCGACAGATGTCGGGCATTCTCACCACATCATTCGTTATTCTGATCGTACTCGCTTTCTCCTTCTGGTTCCTGATACGCACCATCCTGAAACAGAAGACACTGGAAGAGATGAAGAGCGATTTCACCAACAACATCACCCACGAACTGAAAACCCCCATCGCCGTAGCATATGCCGCCAACGACGCTCTGCTCAACTTCAACCAAGCGGAGGAAAAGGCCCAGCGCGACAAATACCTGCGTATCTGCCAGGAACAGCTTCAGCGCCTCAGTGGACTGGTTGAACAGATACTTTCCATGAGTATGGAACGCCGCAGGACTTTCCGCCTGCACCCGGAGGAGTTTGCAATACGTGATATTCTGGAAACGCTCATCGAACAACACAAGCTGAAAGCGGAAAGCTCCGTCCACATATCGGTGGACATCGAACCGGAAGATTTGAGCGTACTTGCCGACCGTACGCATTTCAGCAACATCATCAGCAACCTGATAGACAACGCCATCAAATATTCGCACGGAGAAGCCGAAGTGACCATCCATTGCCGCAAGATGGCCGTCGAAGGGCAGAATGAACAGACCGAAATCTCTGTCAGCGACCACGGTATCGGTATTGCTCCCGAGAAGCAGAAGCACATCTTCGACAAATTCTACCGCGTACCCACGGGTAATCTGCACGATGTGAAAGGCTATGGGCTGGGATTGTTCTATGTGAAGACCATGATAGAGAAGCATGGTGGCAGCGTATCGGTAAAGAGTGAGTTGGGAAAAGGAAGTACCTTTACGATAAGGATATGA
- a CDS encoding response regulator transcription factor yields the protein MEKITVLLVEDEQTLAMIIKDTLEGQNFIIHTAADGEEGLRKFFDLRPDVLVADVMMPRMDGFEMVRRIRQTDKQTPVLFLTARSAINDVVEGFELGANDYLKKPFGMQELIIRIKALVGKAFSFTEEKPKETTVFEIGDYRFNSVTQRLAFAGSTPTSPNADTEVELSHRESEILKRLCENRNQVVNTQNVLLDLWGDDSFFNSRSLHVFITKLRHKLAGDERIRIVNVRGIGYKLIVN from the coding sequence ATGGAAAAGATAACCGTACTTCTGGTTGAGGACGAACAGACCCTCGCCATGATTATCAAGGACACATTGGAAGGGCAGAACTTCATCATCCACACCGCAGCAGACGGTGAAGAGGGATTGCGCAAGTTCTTCGACCTCCGTCCCGACGTGCTGGTGGCAGACGTGATGATGCCCCGCATGGACGGCTTTGAGATGGTGCGCCGCATCCGGCAGACCGACAAACAGACCCCGGTACTGTTCCTTACCGCCCGTTCCGCCATCAACGATGTGGTGGAAGGGTTTGAGCTGGGTGCCAACGACTACCTGAAAAAGCCTTTCGGAATGCAGGAACTCATTATCCGCATAAAGGCCCTGGTAGGCAAAGCTTTCTCCTTTACAGAGGAAAAGCCCAAGGAAACCACCGTTTTTGAAATCGGTGACTACCGTTTCAATTCCGTCACTCAACGACTTGCTTTTGCAGGCAGCACCCCGACTTCACCTAACGCGGATACGGAAGTGGAACTCTCCCACCGCGAGTCCGAGATACTGAAACGCCTTTGCGAGAACCGCAACCAGGTGGTCAACACCCAGAACGTATTGCTCGACCTCTGGGGAGACGACAGCTTCTTCAACTCCCGCAGCCTGCATGTGTTCATCACCAAACTGCGGCATAAACTGGCCGGAGACGAGCGCATCCGTATCGTCAATGTGCGGGGAATAGGATATAAACTAATAGTGAACTAA
- the pyrI gene encoding aspartate carbamoyltransferase regulatory subunit gives MLSEKKQELQVAALENGTVIDHIPSERLFTVVSLLGLEHMSNNITIGFNLKSKKLGTKGIIKIADKFFCDEEINRIAVVAPNVKLNIIRDYEVVEKREVRLPEELRGIVKCANPKCITNNEPMPTLFHVVDKDNCVIKCHYCEKEQTREDIEII, from the coding sequence ATGTTAAGCGAAAAGAAACAGGAATTGCAGGTTGCTGCTCTGGAAAACGGCACTGTAATAGACCATATACCCTCCGAGAGACTGTTTACCGTAGTCTCCCTGCTCGGACTGGAACACATGAGCAACAATATCACCATCGGCTTCAACCTCAAGAGCAAGAAGCTGGGCACGAAAGGCATCATCAAGATTGCCGACAAGTTCTTCTGCGACGAAGAGATAAACCGTATCGCCGTGGTGGCTCCCAATGTAAAACTGAACATTATCCGCGACTACGAAGTGGTGGAGAAACGCGAAGTCCGCCTGCCCGAAGAGCTGCGCGGAATCGTGAAATGCGCCAACCCGAAGTGCATCACGAACAATGAGCCTATGCCTACGTTGTTTCATGTCGTGGATAAGGACAATTGCGTCATCAAATGCCACTACTGCGAAAAGGAGCAGACCAGAGAAGATATTGAGATTATATGA